Proteins from a genomic interval of Chanodichthys erythropterus isolate Z2021 chromosome 6, ASM2448905v1, whole genome shotgun sequence:
- the col6a2 gene encoding collagen alpha-2(VI) chain, whose amino-acid sequence MRMMRLSILLLLFVGDHTLGQVPVSSSCAKQIECPIDLYFVIDTSETIALQENPPGSLVESIKRFTTTFARKLEDVNYRGSVQISWSVGGLHFSQKQEIISAITNKDEFIRKLQPITYLGKGTYIDCAITNMTQQLVRFPSKPNAKRFAVVITDGHVTGNPCGGIKVAAERARDESIKIFAVASSRNLEETGLREIANSPAGVFRDKFMAVDLTGVRPVIVTSTIDRIFNTMLHLAYQECYSAKCLETPGPPGPSGHRGQKGAKGDNGDPGPKGQRGRPGDPGIEGPIGHPGPKGEPGIKGEKGEIGAQGKKGVAGIAGRNGTDGQKGKIGRIGAPGCKGDPGDKGPDGYPGDVGESGLPGTLGEKGDPGRPGRPGPLGPAGDPGPKGERGSPGSPGFPGQKGSPGTAGGLGPKGDAGRRGDFGPKGSTGPNGPKGDKGEPGPEGPRGLAGEVGSKGTKGDNGLPGPRGPPGAPGEPGRNGSQGDPGDSGPRGDPGPPGPKGDSGRPGFSYPGPRGPTGDRGDKGTPGPRGSRGDCGPKGDPGLKGTSGEPGEPGPPGEPGQRGPRGDGGRDGDPGPEGDPGLTECDVMNYIRETCGCCDCEKRCGALDIVFVIDSSESVGLTNFTLEKNFVINTINRLGSIAKDPSSETGTRVGVVQYSHNGTFQAIRLNDSKIDSMAAFKDAVKKLEWIAGGTWTPSALKFAYDNLIRDSRRAKANVTVVVITDGRYDPRDDDKLLNYLCTDTSIDVNAIGIGDMFDQPEENESLKSIACRKDGRVMGMRRFADLVAEDFIDRIETVLCPDPVIVCPDLPCKSEPAVANCIQRPVDLIFMLDGSERMGQENFRYAREFVESVANRLTLARGDDDERNARVALLQYGDENQHQLAFKLTNNFTVISDGLASMRYLDSTSNVGSGIIYAINNIVTARGTRLARRNAELSIVFITDGVTSNKNLEEGISAMRRAEGVPTVIAMGSDVDKEILAKLSLGDQTAIFRGQDFAHLNKASFFERFVRWIC is encoded by the exons ATGAGGATGATGAGACTATCTATCCTCCTCCTTTTGTTTGTGGGCGATCACACACTGGGCCAGGTTCCAGTCAGCTCTTCTTGCGCAA AACAGATCGAATGCCCAATCGACTTGTACTTTGTCATCGACACATCTGAGACCATAGCGCTGCAGGAGAACCCACCGGGCAGCTTGGTAGAGAGCATCAAAAGGTTTACCACTACCTTTGCTAGGAAACTAGAAGACGTTAATTACAGAGGTTCGGTTCAGATCAGCTGGTCTGTAGGAGGCCTTCACTTCTCCCAGAAGCAGGAGATCATCAGCGCAATCACCAATAAAGATGAATTCATCAGGAAGCTCCAACCGATCACATACTTGGGCAAGGGCACTTATATTGACTGCGCCATCACCAACATGACCCAACAACTCGTCCGATTTCCATCCAAACCCAATGCCAAGCGCTTTGCGGTGGTCATCACCGATGGTCATGTGACAGGAAACCCATGTGGTGGGATAAAAGTGGCGGCGGAACGAGCACGGGATGAGTCAATTAAGATCTTCGCTGTCGCATCGTCCAGGAACCTGGAGGAGACGGGACTCAGGGAGATTGCTAACTCTCCCGCTGGAGTTTTTCGGGATAAATTCATGGCGGTTGATCTCACAGGAGTGCGGCCTGTCATAGTGACATCAACAATTGACCGCATTTTTAACACAATG CTTCATCTGGCTTATCAAGAG TGCTACTCTGCTAAATGTTTGGAGACTCCAGGACCTCCAGGTCCATCAGGACACAGGGGACAGAAA GGAGCTAAAGGAGATAACGGTGACCCTGGCCCTAAAGGTCAAAGAGGACGTCCT GGAGATCCAGGTATTGAAGGACCCATTGGACATCCTGGACCTAAA GGAGAGCCTGGTATCAAAGGAGAAAAG GGAGAAATCGGAGCACAAGGGAAAAAG GGTGTTGCAGGAATAGCTGGCCGCAATGGAACGGATGGGCAGAAG GGAAAAATCGGCAGGATCGGTGCTCCTGGCTGCAAAGGTGACCCAGGTGACAAG GGTCCTGATGGCTATCCTGGAGATGTTGGAGAATCTGGCCTTCCAGGGACTCTGGGAGAAAAG GGTGATCCAGGTCGTCCAGGAAGACCAGGTCCACTCGGCCCAGCTGGAGATCCTGGACCCAAA GGAGAGAGAGGAAGCCCTGGATCTCCTGGATTTCCTGGCCAGAAAGGATCTCct GGGACAGCTGGAGGACTTGGACCTAAAGGCGACGCT GGAAGAAGAGGAGACTTTGGACCTAAAGGCAGCACTGGACCTAATGGGCCAAAAGGAGACAAG GGTGAACCAGGTCCTGAGGGACCCAGGGGTCTCGCAGGAGAAGTTGGCAGCAAAGGAACCAAG GGTGATAACGGACTTCCAGGACCAAGAGGCCCACCAGGAGCTCCTGGAGAACCAggcagaaat GGTTCCCAAGGTGACCCAGGTGATTCTGGCCCTAGAGGTGATCCCGGTCCCCCAGGACCAAAG GGTGATTCTGGCAGACCTGGGTTCAGCTATCCTGGACCAAGAGGACCTACG GGTGACAGGGGTGATAAAGGTACACCTGGACCCAGAGGAAGTAGAGGAGACTGCGGACCAAAGGGCGACCCAGGTCTAAAGGGAACTTCAGGAGAGCCA GGAGAGCCCGGACCCCCAGGAGAGCCTGGACAAAGAGGGCCTAGAGGAGATGGAGGAAGAGAT GGTGACCCTGGACCAGAGGGAGATCCTGGCCTTACT gaatGTGATGTCATGAACTACATCAGAGAGACCTGTGGATGCTGTG ATTGTGAAAAGAGATGCGGTGCCCTGGATATTGTGTTTGTGATTGACAGCTCTGAGAGTGTAGGGTTGACCAACTTCACCCTGGAGAAGAACTTCGTGATCAATACCATCAACAGACTGGGCTCAATAGCAAAAGATCCCAGTTCTGAAACAG GAACTCGAGTCGGCGTTGTCCAGTACAGTCACAACGGAACATTCCAGGCAATTCGCCTCAACGACTCCAAGATCGACTCTATGGCCGCCTTCAAAGATGCTGTGAAGAAGCTTGAGTGGATCGCTGGAGGAACGTGGACACCTTCTGCCCTGAAGTTCGCCTACGATAACCTGATTCGTGACAGCCGTCGTGCGAAGGCTAACGTCACAGTGGTTGTGATCACAGACGGCCGGTATGACCCCCGTGATGACGACAAACTGCTCAATTACCTCTGCACGGACACCAGCATTGACGTGAATGCCATCGGTATTGGTGACATGTTCGACCAGCCGGAAGAGAATGAAAGCCTGAAGTCCATCGCTTGCAGAAAAGATGGAAGGGTCATGGGCATGAGGCGTTTCGCCGACCTGGTTGCAGAGGATTTCATCGATAGGATTGAGACCGTACTTTGCCCAG ATCCAGTGATCGTTTGCCCAGATCTTCCATGTAAAAGTG aGCCAGCCGTAGCCAACTGCATCCAGAGGCCTGTTGATCTCATCTTTATGCTGGATGGCTCGGAGCGCATGGGTCAGGAGAATTTCCGCTATGCACGCGAGTTCGTGGAGAGCGTCGCTAACCGTCTGACCCTAGCCCGGGGAGATGACGATGAACGTAACGCCAGGGTGGCTCTTCTGCAGTATGGCGATGAAAACCAACACCAACTGGCTTTCAAACTTACCAACAACTTCACCGTCATCTCTGACGGCCTGGCCAGCATGAGGTACCTGGATTCTACTTCCAATGTGGGAAGTGGTATTATCTACGCCATCAACAACATTGTCACTGCCAGAGGCACCCGACTGGCCAGACGAAATGCAGAGCTGTCGATTGTCTTCATCACTGACGGGGTGACCAGCAACAAGAACCTGGAGGAAGGCATTAGCGCGATGCGCAGGGCAGAGGGCGTTCCCACAGTGATTGCCATGGGCAGCGACGTCGACAAGGAAATCCTGGCGAAGCTTTCGCTTGGAGACCAGACGGCCATTTTCAGGGGTCAGGATTTTGCCCATTTAAACAAAGCCAGCTTCTTTGAGCGATTCGTTCGGTGGATCTGCTGA